A genomic segment from Enoplosus armatus isolate fEnoArm2 chromosome 12, fEnoArm2.hap1, whole genome shotgun sequence encodes:
- the adob gene encoding 2-aminoethanethiol (cysteamine) dioxygenase b, with product MMPGDSNMTSIVQRVARQALVTFRSPPRVGEEAGKSFLENQNKLKSLMTEVRAADLKLVPRRADDSSPGVPPPHPYHHGAPPVTYMHICETDHFSMGVFLLKSGASIPLHDHPGMHGVLKVMYGKVRISCFDRLERPAGSPQVAPPLPPAQMDALRRSVLRSTGEYTEESGPCVLTPDRDNLHQIDAVDGPTAFMDILAPPYDPDDGRDCHYYKVLTEAEVKNTEQKEKEVWLMEISQPPDFWCGGEPYPGPEVCL from the coding sequence ATGATGCCAGGTGACAGCAACATGACCTCCATCGTTCAGAGAGTAGCTCGGCAGGCCCTCGTCACCTTCAGGAGCCCGCCCCGGGTCGGCGAAGAGGCCGGGAAATCCTTCCTGGAGAACCAGAACAAACTAAAGAGCCTGATGACGGAAGTGCGAGCGGCGGACCTGAAGCTTGTCCCGCGGAGAGCCGACGACAGCTCGCCCGGCGTGCCCCCTCCGCACCCGTACCACCACGGCGCGCCCCCGGTCACCTACATGCATATCTGCGAGACGGACCACTTCAGCATGGGGGTGTTTCTGCTGAAAAGCGGCGCCTCCATCCCTCTGCACGACCACCCGGGGATGCACGGCGTGCTCAAAGTCATGTACGGGAAGGTCAGGATCAGCTGCTTTGACCGGCTGGAGCGGCCGGCCGGCAGCCCGCAGGTGGCGCCGCCGCTCCCCCCGGCCCAGATGGACGCTCTAAGGCGCTCCGTGCTTCGCTCCACCGGGGAGTACACGGAGGAGAGCGGCCCGTGCGTCCTCACCCCTGACCGGGACAACCTCCACCAGATCGACGCCGTGGACGGCCCGACGGCGTTCATGGACATCCTGGCCCCGCCGTACGACCCGGACGACGGCAGGGACTGTCACTATTACAAGGTTCTGACGGAAGCGGAGGTTAAAAACACCgagcagaaggagaaggaggtcTGGCTCATGGAGATCTCGCAGCCTCCGGATTTCTGGTGCGGAGGGGAGCCGTACCCGGGCCCGGAGGTCTGCCTCTGA
- the LOC139294465 gene encoding early growth response protein 2b-like — MTAKVVDEVPASLSSIIDSIPKDVYAAEGGLPSQTIVFKEEAVGEEDHEGKPDEDESGDLLFEEKSAPELLLHGDLAQYVATLRTHPVAFTGKFSVDSRGAAGPWTPGDVINVVSADITTPGPVTVSGSPSISPDIYAGGGDAADAGDGTMAHGQPDISHMYAPPQPHPHPHPSYSCSGDMYQDQSAGGYLATSTCAVSYHPPPSYNSVPKPTVDGAALLSIMPEYGGFYQQSCQRDIQTAFPERKSLPYPLDTLRVPPPLTPLNTIRNFTLGAPSPVVEGPMAAAFPSHQNLPLRPILRPRKYPNRPSKTPVHQRPYPCPAESCDRRFSRSDELSRHLRIHTGHKPFQCRICMRNFSRSDHLTTHIRTHTGEKPFSCDQCGRKFARSDERRRHMKIHLRQKEKKSSAS, encoded by the exons ATGACTGCTAAAGTAGTGGATGAAGTTCCTGCGTCTCTCAGCAGTATTATAGATAGTATTCCTAAAGATGTGTACGCAGCGGAGGGGGGGTTGCCCTCACAGACCATTGTTTTTAAAGAGGAGGCTGTAGGGGAGGAAGACCATGAAGGGAAACCCGATGAGGATGAGAGCG GTGACCTTCTGTTCGAGGAGAAAAGCGCGCCTGAGCTGCTCCTCCACGGAGACTTGGCGCAGTACGTGGCAACTTTACGCACGCACCCTGTGGCGTTTACCGGCAAGTTCTCAGTAGACTCCAGAGGCGCAGCAGGACCGTGGACACCGGGGGACGTCATCAACGTGGTCAGCGCTGATATCACCACCCCGGGACCGGTCACGGTGTCTGGATCGCCTTCAATATCTCCAGATATTTacgcaggaggaggagacgcaGCGGACGCGGGGGACGGTACCATGGCGCACGGCCAGCCGGACATCAGCCACATGTACGCGCCCCCTCAGCCtcacccccaccctcacccctCCTATTCCTGCAGCGGGGATATGTACCAGGACCAGTCGGCAGGGGGGTACCTGGCGACTTCCACCTGTGCCGTGTCCTACCACCCGCCTCCGTCCTACAACTCTGTGCCCAAACCGACTGTGGACGGCGCCGCGCTGCTGTCCATCATGCCCGAGTACGGAGGCTTCTACCAGCAGAGCTGCCAGAGAGATATCCAGACGGCTTTCCCGGAGAGGAAATCCCTCCCGTACCCGCTAGACACCCTGAGGGTGCCTCCGCCTCTCACGCCTCTCAACACCATCAGGAACTTTACGCTCGGTGCTCCATCTCCGGTTGTCGAGGGTCCGATGGCCGCCGCTTTCCCCAGCCACCAGAACCTCCCTCTCAGGCCGATCTTAAGACCCAGAAAGTACCCGAACCGTCCGAGCAAGACGCCCGTCCACCAGAGACCGTACCCGTGCCCGGCGGAAAGTTGCGACCGCAGGTTCTCCCGGTCGGACGAGCTGAGCCGACACCTGCGCATCCACACCGGCCACAAACCCTTCCAGTGCCGCATCTGCATGCGGAACTTCAGCCGCAGCGACCACCTCACCACCCACATCCGCACGCACACCGGGGAGAAACCCTTCTCCTGCGACCAGTGCGGGAGAAAGTTCGCCAGGAGTGacgagaggaggaggcacaTGAAGATTCACCTCCGGCAGAAGGAGAAAAAGTCGTCTGCGTCCTAA